In the genome of Silurus meridionalis isolate SWU-2019-XX chromosome 17, ASM1480568v1, whole genome shotgun sequence, the window TTACAGGAACAGCTTCAAAGGATACTGTTTGTAGCGACTGCCCTGCGGAGACATATTCAGATGGTTCTTTTACACACTGTAAACTACATACAATGTAAGTATAACATGATTATcacatttttggttttgtaaactctaatttaaaatgtaatgcaaatgaTTTCTCTCTTTATAGTTGTGGGTCTTTGTGGCAGAAAACAATCACACAGGGAACACGGTCAAGTGATGCAGTGTGTGGCCATAACCCGCTTTATTTGGGCCTCATCCTTGGGATTTTGTTGCCAGTGTTATTGTTGATTGCTATTTTAAGTGTCTTATTgtggaacagaaaaaaaatatcctgCTGTAGAAATCAGAGTGACAATtcataataaatcaattatcatttttaagagacacgtgcatgttcattttgttaatatgcaacaaactaggcaATTTAATGATATGTAGATTTACTTAAGGaaatatatacatgcacataaTTTCTTCAGTTCGTGTACAGCACATCAAGAAGGCAAGAAAAGACATACATAAGATCCAGAGaaggcacacctgtgaattTTAAATCCATTCCAGGTATCTACTTTTTGAATATTTGtgtgtaaacattattttttaatatttttcattattatttttataataatttttttattaaaaccttaATTCTCTTCCTTTGAGAAATTCAGAAATTTGCATTTGAGCCTCACATTACTCAGTCATGACAGCATTTTTCAGAGGGAAATCCATGAAGGGATCCCAGGCTGTGAAGCATCAATGTATGCCAAAGATACAGCTGGATGATACAGGTTTCATCCATCCAGAAAACGCTTTATCAGGAAAGGGAAAGATGCAATACTATCAACATTCTGCATCTATTACACCCCATTACACTATACCAGTCCTGGAATTATGCTCTTATAGAGGAATATGCGATTAGCTTTATGCCAGATAGAATGGGACCAGTCTTtcaaaatatttcacttttgGTTCACTCCTCCACAGAACGTTTTCTTAAAAGGTTTAATGTCATCAAGGTGTTTCTTTGTCCAATGTCAGATAATACTTTAGTTTCCTCTCAAGTTTGGTTCTGTGTAGTTAAATTTGAACCAATTGTCAACTACATGTAATAATTGATTGGCTGTTTTATTACCTAAGGTGGCAATTAGTTTTTCACACATCACCACTTAGGTTTGAAAGActgtattttgtgtttactcaggttgtatttatattatattaacttttatttgaaatataaaaccATTATGTATggcaaatatgcaaaaaaaaaaatgcagttttaaaatactttccATTAATTGAAGGAAACAGTCCAACCCAATATCAAATGGTTCTGGGTGAAAAAGTAATGTCAATTAAATAGATAGAAAGACACTTTAATATCCCAATgggaaattgtaatgttacAGAAGCCAATTCACAGGTGTACAACAAAGTACAAGCAACAAGGTGTGGAGGGATATTACGGCTgagtttaaaattaattaatcacaacttaTAAAATTATAGTAAGAACACACAATGATTATAAGGATTGCTGTGAAGTGATTTGCTTTTAAATCAAATAGAGGATTATATAAAGTACCCTGTGGTATGTTAATGCACATACTATTGTAATCACCCACGCGCCCGACAGGGGGAGCAGTtggaggcagtgtgatgtgatgtgagacACGAGAAGACCAGACGTGTTTACCGAATACAAACGTGTTTCTACGAAATAAAATAATTCCCGTCTAACTGGATAAAATTAACAGTAAGTGACCATCTAGTTTACCAGTAATTCCTTTtgcttcatatttatttatattattattttattatacgcTATGTGATCTtttcaatttttatatttagagacttttttttagtttttacttGGTTTCACTTTCACCTGCTGTATTTttagatgcgtgtgtgtgtgtgtgtgtgtgtgtgtgtgtgtgtgtgtttgggcaaAAAAAACGTTAACACGTATTTAGTATTGTTATTCACAGCCAAGACAACTATcttaaattttgttttgtttattttttactaagtAATGGAATTAAAATCCTGAGAATTTTCTAATTTCTCCGGACCATCTACAAATTACGTTTTCGTTTTACGTTCACTTTTACATACACAGAAATACTAATTTTACAATCAATATACTTTCAGTCAAAGAAAATTTACTCGTATAATCAGATTATTTTAGTCTCCAGTCACCTTGTCTCCTAATTTAACTTCAATCACATAATTATGGTCTCAAGCATGCATCCTAGTTGTCTGGAATGAAAGCCTTGTCCCCTGTCCTAGGTAGTTAATCTAACAATCAAATTAGTTCTGGACTCCATCACTAGACTTCCAGATCTTAGTTTTTACAATTTAACTATATCTTCGTTCATCTGAACGattgaaaaaaactttaaagtcAACAGCCTTCAAAAGCTACAAACATttttgctccaaaacaacctgTATAAAATTACTAACATTtactgaaatgatttttttgtgaataagAAAATATCTGTTAATTCTAATCTAAACAATATTGCTTCAAAAACTTTTTATACAGGGAGGGCCATGGAAAAGTATCCTGCCTCCAATACCTACTTTTCCGTGGCCCACCCTGAGTTACATTGTATAGAAGCTAGCACACATCTCACATTGCTTAAATTCACTTTTTCTCAAATTGCAAAAACATTCAATAGCTTCTGAATGGTTAAATGTATTCTTCTAATATTCTTCTAACAATTTGTGCAGTATTGTGCAAAATCTTGGAATTATATTCTCTCGCATATAATGCACCTCTTACTTTGGAGAGTAACTGCTGCGTAATcgtaaaataacattttaaatgtcaaaaatatttcaaaagctatcaaaatgttattcataaccAAGTTTAtcgtgtttttttctgtttttcgcgggcggttttggaacgtaaccaatGCAATGAACGGGGGATTACtgcacatttttaaacacattatctatgcttttattttactttgttttgaAGTTCACCTGTTAGTTATTTACCTGtaagttattttaaaaatacttaatCCTACAgtctctgtttttgtttattctgcTTTTTTGTCTGGCTatggaactgtttttttttttattttagttgtatTGGAATTAGTTTATTGCTCTGTTTAGTTGTATATAgactatttttttaacaaacatgaaaaaagaatTGTGATAAGATGGTAGATCCTGGTGCAGCCTGAAATTTTGTTACTTGATCGTGTTGTATTGCTGTTTTACTAAGCAACGATTAGTATCTTTGTAGTATCAGTTAGTATCTTTAGAATTAAGTGTATTAAGTTATGCTTTATGTCtgattttgattttattgcAGGTTTAATGGTTTAATTTTTCTAgtaatttataacattttttttttttaataatcccaGATAGCAACTCCAACATGAAGCTTGCATTTTGTAGGATTGGGGCTGTATACCAAACTGCATTCTACATACTTTGCAATAATTTTAGACTAAACATAAACTTTTGCAGTAAATGTGTTTCCTGAGTGCCACGTAAGATCATTATGCACATAAATGCATTAAAGGATTATCATTTTTTAtgaagagtttttttatttttattttatttttatctatttttcaggTTTACACTAGCATTCAATGTTTATGAATTTCATCAATGCTGGACATGTGATGCCTACCAAACGACTATACAACCTCTATGTCATATGCTTGACATTGCTAAATCTAATTTTGGTTATTCACTGCAAAGCATGTAACAATACCGAGTATGAAGTTGGTGGAGAATGCTGTTCAATGTGCAATTCTGGTATGcaactttttattaattatttattaattattgaaacttctttttttaataaacattttttttgtctaaaatgtaactgcatataaaataaatgtactttaGTAAATTAAGTAAAAGGAAATATACCTAATTGACAACCCAATTTCAGTTTGCTTTACATTTTGTGCCACACATGAAAACATTGGGTGTAGCTTTGGATTTCATTAAGTTAAgtaaaagagtttttttttttttttgtcttaaagtgataataataataataataataataataataataataataataataataataataataataataataaaagcctttatttagtgctttctttctcttaaaaaGCAATTATCTAAGCAGCTCCAATGTTGGAGTTtttagaagaaggaaaaaaaatgagctGATTGTATGACTTGACTGTATACACAGTACTCTCTGGCCATCAAGGAGTAAAAAGTGACTCTCTTTAAATAGGGACATTATATACTAAATGTTTGCTTTTATGACATACCACCAACGTGTGACGTGACTGATAGGCATGAAAAATGGCTCTTTTGATTtacattctattttatattgaatataatatttttatatataaattcagttACTTCATCATTCATGTCTTTGTTCAGCACTGTACTTTaacacatactgtaaatatagtGACTACAGTCATTGGGCTAATGTATATGAGACAAGCTTGGGAATAAACTGTTATTGTCCAGGTCACCATGTGTCCAAACACTGCCACGGTAATTCAGAGACAGTTTGTAATCCGTGTCCTAACTCAACTTACACTGATGTCCCGAATGGCTTGATGGCATGTCTGATCTGCACTGTATGTGATGAAGGTGAAGACATGCTAATTACTTATTCCTAtatcttaacacacacacactcgtgcgtacacgcacgcacacacacacacgaacacacacacgcacacacacacacacacacacacacacacacacacacacacacacacacacacacgtatggaATAACTCATATAATACCTAAATGATAATATAGAACATCTTTATGTAATGTGTACTATTTTCTATTTACAGGTCATGGATTAATGGTTAAGAGTAACTGTATAAGTGTTTCAGATGCAGTCTGTGAGCCTTTGCCACAACATTATTGTTTAGAAAATCATGGTAAGGGCTGCAGAAATGCCAGAGAGCACTCCACCTGCCTTCCTGGACAATACATCAAACAGACTGGTTAGCATTTTAATGTTATCTATACTTTTACCCTGGTGAAATGTAATTCAAATTCCTGTGCATGCAGTCAAGGAATCTTAAGATTTCTTTTTCACAGGAACAGCTTTAGAGGATACTGTATGTAAAGACTGCTCTGATGAGACATACTCTGATGGTTCTTTAATGCAGTGTAAACCACATAAAAAGTGAGTATAACatgtttatcacattttctgttttgtgaacatttctaaatgcagtgtaaattatttttctcttttatagttGTGAGTCTTTGGGGCAGATGACAGTCACACAGGGAACACGGTCAAGTGATGCAATGTGCGGCCAAGAATCGTCTCATTTGGGCCTCATTGTTGGGATTTTGTTGTCAGCGTTATTGGTGATTGTCATTGCAATTGTCATTTtgttgaagaaaaagaaaaagtttaccatatagaaataattttgaaggagaagaaacattttatatacattatatttgtttattgtatttctaCATTTCATGTGTGGTGTCAGGTTTGCATCTGTACACCACCAATATAAActttaaatgaaggaaaataaaatatagagttTAACATATTATTAAAGATTATAACAAAAATGTTGCATTAAAACTTTTGGGAATTACATACTCAAAAGTTATTGAATGATTATTACAGTTTATTATCCGATTGTGGTTTCCTCATTGTTTTATGACCAATTAATGCAATCATATATCTGGTGTTCATTCCAAGTGTAAGCTGTTTAGAGAAGACAATACAtgaatgtacagtgtgtgtgtatatatatacacacacacacactatatactttTACATTTGCAATTTTGATTGTACACAAGAAGCTCTTTTTTCACTatgtgttttaataaaactgtttgtttgtgtgagcTGAAGTTATATCAGAATAAAAGTTCACTTATACCATAAAGAGATATAATGTTGGACTTTGCACACAATTGAAAGTGTGTGGACAGCTTTGTTTGTAAGATGATATTGTTCCGAATATATTCTAAACATTTCACTGCTTAATgtgcatatttatatttgtcacatctGTGGTTCTGAACGATCACGTCGTGTTTACAAAAAAGGTTGTTGCTTATTGATAAGTtagcatattttaaaataaatgaaattgtgtgtgtgtgattctcatttcattttaaagtaGCTAACTCATTTacgtttatggcatttggcagatgctcttatccagagtgactttcaactgagcaggggagggttatgggccttggtggtggtgggatttgaacttgtgacctccCGATCCAAAGTCTAGTGCCATAAATACTGAGCCACCTCCCAcaataagcaaaataaataaaataatatgtatttataaatatgtcGTAATaagtatatttaagtatatatatatatatagggttaactgaaataaaaattttaaccaTAGGGTACTGTTAATTTAATACAGTAGATTACTGAAAAGAAATAAGAAGCTCAAATGGTTCAATTAAATTGTTAAGGTTCAAATTAAATTCTATGAAGTCAATGGAAATTCCTTTTCTTAGTTTAGTCTTAGATTACTTTCTTTAACAAGGGGTTTCTTGGCTGCAAAACCTTTGAAAATCCTTTGTATTAATGGCTCCATAGTGAACTGTATTGtgagcattttatttttcttgttggCCATATCTCAGTCATAacagtatatatgtaaatagttatatttactattttacaaggttattttaacattatagCTTGCTAACTGAATATTTAACAAGCTAATATGACAGATACACCGTGATGGTTGTCAAAAAAAAGACTACAGGTAATCGTCGACTTACAATCGCTAGCTGCGGCAtacgttattttttttaccagcttccggcataatttcacagtactgtacatatagcctactctacttatgaccaaatcgtgttacgag includes:
- the LOC124400215 gene encoding tumor necrosis factor receptor superfamily member 14-like; this translates as MFMNFINAGHVMPTKRLYNLYVICLTLLNLILVIHCKACNNTEYEVGGECCSMCNSGHHVSKHCHGNSETVCNPCPNSTYTDVPNGLMACLICTVCDEGHGLMVKSNCISVSDAVCEPLPQHYCLENHGKGCRNAREHSTCLPGQYIKQTGTALEDTVCKDCSDETYSDGSLMQCKPHKNCESLGQMTVTQGTRSSDAMCGQESSHLGLIVGILLSALLVIVIAIVILLKKKKKFTI